In the genome of Streptomyces sp. P3, the window GGATCGTCTCGGCCGCGGTGTCCGAGGGACGGTACGGCGGGACGCCCGGCCGGATCTTCATTCGGGAGGGCGACGGCGTCGTCGTCGTGGCCGGTGCCGGGGCGCGCACCGGGCGGCTGCCGGGCCTCCTTGTCAGGAGGGTGCGCACCGAGGACGGCGCCGAGCAATCGGCGACCGACTACTTCCGCACCATGGGCGGGTATCTGACGCCCCGTCCGTGAGCCGAGGCGCCGTCACCCGGGCCCGTCACCCGGGCCCGTCACCCGGGCCTGGTCGGCCGGGCCTGGTCGGCCGGTCGGCCGCTGCCGGGCCGTGCTCCCTGGGCGGCAGGCCCCGCGGCCCGTCCGCTTCCGGAGTGGTGCGCCCCGCCGTCCCGTCCGTTCCCGGCGGCTACGCGCTCGTCGCCGCGGGCGCCTGCGCCGGGACGGTGCCGGGGCCGGCGCCCTGGTGGTGGCGGCTCATCGGGAAGACCATCGGCGTCCCGCTGACCGGGTCCTCGCCCACCACGCACCGCAGGCCGAACACGTCCTCGACGACCGCGGCGGTGATGACCTCGGAAGGGACGCCCTCCGCCACGACGCGACCCGCCTTCATGGCGACCACGTGGTCCGCGTAGCGGCACGCCTGGTTGAGGTCGTGCAGGACCATGACGACGGTGCGGCCCTGGTGCCGGTTCAGGTCGGTGACGAGGTCGAGGACGTCGATCTGATGGGCCAGGTCGAGGTAGGTGGTCGGCTCGTCCAGGAGCATCACCGGCGTCCCCTGGGCGACCGCCATCGCGATCCAGGCCCGCTGCCGCTGTCCGCCGGAGAGTTCGTCGACGGCCCGGTGGGCGAGGTCGCTCGTCGCCGTGGCGCGCAGCGCCTCGTGGACGGCCTCCTCGTCGGCGGCGGACCACTGCCGCCACCAGCTCTGGTGCGGCGCACGGCCGCGTCCCACCAGGTCGACGACGGTCAGCCCCTCGGGCGCGACCGGCGTCTGCGGCAGGATGCCCAGCTTCTGCGCCAGGGCCCGGGTCGGGAACGAGTGCACCTCTCGCCCGTCGAGGTGGACGGCCCCCGCCTTCGGGGTGAGCAGCCGCGCCAGCGCCCGCAACAGGGTCGACTTGCCGCACGCGTTGGCGCCGACGATCGCCGTGATCCGTCCGGACGGGACCGCCAGGTCCAGCCCGTCGACGACGATCCGGTCGTCGTAGGCCAGCCGCAGCCCGACGGCCCGCAGGTCGGGGCCGTCGGCGGGGCGGGCGGGCCCTTCGTGGGTCGATGACACGTCTTCAGCCTCCTGAACCGGCGCGGTTGGCGCGCACGAGCAACCACAACAGGACGGGCGCGCCGAGGACCCCGGTCACGATCCCGACCGGCAGTTCGGTGTCCGGGACGAGCCCCCGGGCGGCGAGATCGGACCCGAGCACCAGCACGGCACCCGTCAGGCCCGCGGCGAAGGGCGGCGGGAACGCCGTGCCCGCCAGCCGTTGGGCGACCTGCGGGGCGGCGAGCGCCACGAAGGCGACCGGTCCCGCCGTCGCCGTCCCGAACGCCACGAGACTCACCGAGACCAGCAGGACCGCCACCCGGACCGTCTGGACCCGGGTGCCGAGGCCGCGGGCCACGTCGTCGCCGAGCTCCAGGGTCCGCATCAGCCGCCCGAGCAGCAGTGCCGCCGGCAGGAGGACGGCCAGGGCCAGGGCGAGCGGGGTGATCTGGTCCCAGGTGCGGCCGTTCAGGTTGCCGACCAGCCAGCCGAGCGCCGCCTGGGCCTGGAAGCGCTCCCCGCGGGCCATGAGGTAGTCGGTGGCGCTGGTGCAGATCCAGGAGACGCCGACGCCCACCAGCACGATCCGGTAGCCGCTGGCGCCGCGTTTCCACGCCAGCGCGTACACGAGAACCGCCGCGCCCAGCGCGCCCGCCAGGCCGAGGAGTTCGGTGCCGAGCCCGCCGTCCCGGCCCAGTACGATGCCGGCCACCACGGCGACGCCCGCGCCCTGGGTGATACCCAACATGTCGGGGCTGGCCAGCGGGTTGCGGGTCATGGTCTGGAGCAGTGCTCCGGAGACCCCGAACGCCACGCCGACCAGCAGCCCCGCGAGAGAGCGCGGCAGCCGCAGTTCCTCGACGACGAGCCGGGTGCCGGGATCGCCCCCGCCGGCCAGGGCGCGGGTCACGTCGGCGAGAGACAGGGGGAGGTCACCGACGGCCGTCTCCGCGCAGAACGCCAGGAACGCCGCCACGGCGAGCACCAGCGACACGGCCAGCAGCCGGGGCCGCAGCAGTCCGGAGACGGGCGGGACGGCGAGCCGGAAGGCGATGCGGTCGGCGGTGCGGCGGCGCGCCGCCCGGTCCGCGGGACCGGTCCCGCGGCCGGTGCCGGGTTCGTGGCTGCCGGGGACCTTGCGGCCCGCCGCCGGTGTGAGCTCGGTGGTCATGGCGTGCGGCTCCCCAGGAGGACGGGACGGGCGGGAAGGCGGTGCGGGCCGGCCGCCGGGAGCGGCGGCGGTGGAGTCGGCGGTCCCTGGCGGCAGTTCCCGGTCCGGACCGCGGCGCCGGATCCCGTCGGCGCGGGCGGTGCGGGGTGCCGCCGGGCGTCGGCGGGCCGCACGGCTCACAGCTCCACGAGGCGTCGGCGGCGGACCAGCGCGATGAAGAACGGGCCGCCGACGAAGGCCACCAGGACCCCCGCCTGGATCTCCACCGGCCGGTCGACGAGCCGGCCCGCGATGTCCGCGGCCAGCAGCAGACAGGGTGCGAGGACGGCCGACAGCGGCAGCAGCCAGCGGTGGTCCGGGCCGAGGCCGGCGTACTGGGCGAGGACGCGGGCGATGTGCGGCACGACCAGCCCGACGAAGACCACGGGCCCGATGACGGCGACGGCTGCGCCGGTGAGCAGGGTGACGGCGACGACGCCCTGGACGCGCACCAGCCCCAGCCTGAGTCCGAGCGAGGTCGCGACGTCGTCGCCGAGGGCGAGGCTGTTGAGGGAGGGAGCGGTCGCGAAGGCGAGCGCCGCGCCCACGGCGAGGAAGGGCAGCACCCGCAGCAGTACGTCCGCGTCCTGGTTCGCCAGCGACCCCGCCGACCAGAACCGGTACCGGTTGAGCGCGTCGGGGTCGGTGAGGGCGATCGCGCTGGTCAGCGAGAACAGCACGGACGTCACCGCGACGCCGGCCAGGGCGAGTTTGACGGGGGTGGAGCCGGACCGGCCGAGCCCGCCCAGGAAGTGGACCAGCACGCTCGCGGTCATCGCGCCGGCGAAGGCGAACCAGATGTAGCCGTACACGGAGCCGATGCCGAGCACGCCGACCGAGAGCACCACCGCGAAGGCCGCGCCCGCGCTCACGCCGAGGATGCCGGGGTCGGCGAGGGGGTTGCGGGTGAGCGCCTGCATCAGCGCGCCGGAGAGACCGAGTGCGGCCCCGGTGGCCAGGGCGAGCGCGGTGCGCGGCAGCCGCACCGACCAGATGACGTCGTGCACACGGGAGTCGGGCGCGTCACCGAGCAGGGTGTCCCACACCTGCCGCAGGGGCACGTCGAGCGCCCCGTAGGCCATCGACAGGGCGCACAGCGCCAGGAGCGCCGCGCACGACAGCGACAGCAGCAGTACCGCGCGGGGGCCGGTGGCCGCCCGGACCGTCGAGGTCCCCACGTCAACTTCCTTTGGTCAGGCTTGCCTTAACTGTAGGGCGACAGCGGGTTCCCTCGCATCGCCGGTCCTGTGGTCCTCCGCGGCGCACCCTCGACCCACCCCCTGTAAATTAGGTAAACCTTACCTTACTATGGCGCCGATCCCCCGGCTCAGGGCCGGGACGAAGCCTGGGGAGGCACGCTGCCGTGTGCGGGTCCGAAGAAGTCCTGGCCTTTTGGCGCCGAACGCTCACTCCGCCACCGTCGGAGACCCCACTGCCCGTCGACCGTCCCCACCCCTCACCACCGGCCACCGCCCGGGAGAGCACCGCACTGACCGGCCTCCCCGACGCGCCGGACACCGAACTCCTCGCCGCTTTCCTGGCCCTGCTGCACCGTTACAGCTCGGCCGTGGACCTGACCGTGGGACACGACGGGCTCCCGGTGCGGGTGTCCCTCGCCCACGAACCCGACTTCCGCGAACTCACGCGCCGGGTCCGGGAGGCCTACGAGGACGCGGTCGTCCACCGGCTGCCCGTCTCCCTGCTCGTCGGCGAACAGGACCCGCGCCCCACCCGCGGTGGCGGACTCCTCGTCAACGTGGCCTTCGGCACCGCAGGTCGGCCCGCAGGCGAACTGCCCGGTCCCGTCGACCTGTTGCTGGAAGCGGACGACGGCGAGGTGCGGGCCGTCTACGACCCCTGCCTCTTCGACGCCGCAACCGTGCGGCGCGTCCTCGGCCACTACCGGACGCTGCTCACCGACGCACTGGAACGGCCCGGCACACCCGTCGCCCACCTCGCGCTCATGGACGCCGACGAGTACCGGCAGGTCGTCGTCGACTGGAACGCCACCGGCCACACCGTCCCCGCCCGCACCTGGCCCGACCTGTTCGCCGAACAGGTGCGGGCCCGCCCGGACGCCGTCGCCCTGGTCTTCGAGGACCAGCGGCTGAC includes:
- a CDS encoding ABC transporter ATP-binding protein, producing MSSTHEGPARPADGPDLRAVGLRLAYDDRIVVDGLDLAVPSGRITAIVGANACGKSTLLRALARLLTPKAGAVHLDGREVHSFPTRALAQKLGILPQTPVAPEGLTVVDLVGRGRAPHQSWWRQWSAADEEAVHEALRATATSDLAHRAVDELSGGQRQRAWIAMAVAQGTPVMLLDEPTTYLDLAHQIDVLDLVTDLNRHQGRTVVMVLHDLNQACRYADHVVAMKAGRVVAEGVPSEVITAAVVEDVFGLRCVVGEDPVSGTPMVFPMSRHHQGAGPGTVPAQAPAATSA
- a CDS encoding iron chelate uptake ABC transporter family permease subunit — protein: MTTELTPAAGRKVPGSHEPGTGRGTGPADRAARRRTADRIAFRLAVPPVSGLLRPRLLAVSLVLAVAAFLAFCAETAVGDLPLSLADVTRALAGGGDPGTRLVVEELRLPRSLAGLLVGVAFGVSGALLQTMTRNPLASPDMLGITQGAGVAVVAGIVLGRDGGLGTELLGLAGALGAAVLVYALAWKRGASGYRIVLVGVGVSWICTSATDYLMARGERFQAQAALGWLVGNLNGRTWDQITPLALALAVLLPAALLLGRLMRTLELGDDVARGLGTRVQTVRVAVLLVSVSLVAFGTATAGPVAFVALAAPQVAQRLAGTAFPPPFAAGLTGAVLVLGSDLAARGLVPDTELPVGIVTGVLGAPVLLWLLVRANRAGSGG
- a CDS encoding iron ABC transporter permease: MGTSTVRAATGPRAVLLLSLSCAALLALCALSMAYGALDVPLRQVWDTLLGDAPDSRVHDVIWSVRLPRTALALATGAALGLSGALMQALTRNPLADPGILGVSAGAAFAVVLSVGVLGIGSVYGYIWFAFAGAMTASVLVHFLGGLGRSGSTPVKLALAGVAVTSVLFSLTSAIALTDPDALNRYRFWSAGSLANQDADVLLRVLPFLAVGAALAFATAPSLNSLALGDDVATSLGLRLGLVRVQGVVAVTLLTGAAVAVIGPVVFVGLVVPHIARVLAQYAGLGPDHRWLLPLSAVLAPCLLLAADIAGRLVDRPVEIQAGVLVAFVGGPFFIALVRRRRLVEL